Within the Sphingobium baderi genome, the region GGCTTCTTCGACCGCTATCACGCGACGTGGAACGAAGAAGAAACCGCATGGTTCGAGCGGTTGATGGAAGAACAGGATGCCGACATCATGGGCTGGGCCATGGGCACCATTCCTGTGCCCGATGAATGGCAAGGCCCGATGATGGACCGCTTTCTCAAGCTCGATTTCGTAAAGGTCGTCTAATCACAGCGCACCCACGCGCTCCTGCGAAGGCAGAAGCCCAGTTCAGACCTTGGGCCCGGGCCCCT harbors:
- a CDS encoding succinate dehydrogenase assembly factor 2 — protein: MNDNPQMRRIQFRAWHRGTREADYTVGGFFDRYHATWNEEETAWFERLMEEQDADIMGWAMGTIPVPDEWQGPMMDRFLKLDFVKVV